From the Clavibacter phaseoli genome, one window contains:
- the lpqB gene encoding lipoprotein LpqB, producing the protein MSPAPDPRPRRAPRRSARAAAVALVAACAVLLSGCVSIPSGGPVSEGDPATVTDESGVSYQPDGPQAGDGPDDVIAGFVDAATSSADQYGVARQFLSADFASRWDPFASVVVWEGQAATSEEVDGTYSYSVTTIATVDGQGHYREVGSDQETRLSFQLVQERGEWRIAKAPDGIALRSTYFREIFSAHALYFFDPTFSFLVPDLRFFVTRASQSVSTRIVKSLLQGPSPWLSQPAVVTAFPEGTRLASSAVTTAGGTPQVDLSTEARAADGVTQQRMKLQLRQSLSNIPSVLDVQMLVDGTPLTVSDLGGRGPVKDPQAESRPLVLAQGAFGYLGGGEVAPLGTLGTRVAALGADAATLSADGQQAAVRNGSGVWSVGDGDRDAVLLDTRPGLVAPSLDAQGFVWSTPASDPRGLVAWGPDGVGHPVAVSWTATGRVVSLEVARDGARVLVQLETGAGPQLLVASIVRDGGVPTSLTTTPLELLASPGTPLDATWVDELDVATLTLAPDGERQVELHQVGGPSKDMGSAADGVSITGANDESGLRVLTSAGALLTPRGSTWQQTATGVSFVATKR; encoded by the coding sequence GTGTCCCCAGCACCTGATCCCCGCCCGCGCCGCGCGCCCCGCCGCTCCGCCCGCGCGGCCGCCGTCGCGCTGGTCGCCGCCTGCGCCGTCCTCCTCTCCGGCTGCGTCTCGATCCCGTCCGGCGGCCCCGTCTCCGAGGGCGACCCCGCAACCGTCACCGACGAGTCCGGCGTCAGCTACCAGCCGGACGGCCCGCAGGCGGGCGACGGCCCGGACGACGTCATCGCCGGGTTCGTCGACGCCGCCACGAGCTCCGCCGACCAGTACGGCGTCGCGCGCCAGTTCCTCTCCGCGGACTTCGCGTCGCGCTGGGATCCCTTCGCGAGCGTCGTCGTCTGGGAGGGCCAGGCCGCCACCTCGGAGGAGGTCGACGGCACGTACAGCTACTCCGTCACGACCATCGCGACGGTCGACGGGCAGGGCCACTACCGCGAGGTCGGCAGCGACCAGGAGACGCGCTTGTCCTTCCAGCTCGTGCAGGAGCGCGGCGAGTGGCGCATCGCGAAGGCGCCCGACGGCATCGCCCTGCGCTCCACCTACTTCCGCGAGATCTTCAGCGCGCACGCCCTCTACTTCTTCGATCCCACGTTCTCGTTCCTCGTGCCCGACCTGCGGTTCTTCGTCACGCGCGCGTCCCAGAGCGTCAGCACGCGCATCGTCAAGTCGCTCCTCCAGGGCCCGTCGCCGTGGCTGTCGCAGCCCGCGGTCGTCACGGCCTTCCCCGAGGGCACGCGGCTGGCGTCCTCGGCGGTCACGACCGCGGGCGGCACGCCGCAGGTGGACCTCTCGACGGAGGCGCGCGCCGCCGACGGCGTCACGCAGCAGCGGATGAAGCTGCAGCTGCGGCAGAGCCTGTCCAACATCCCGTCCGTGCTCGACGTCCAGATGCTCGTCGACGGCACGCCGCTGACCGTCTCGGACCTCGGCGGCCGCGGCCCGGTCAAGGACCCGCAGGCCGAGTCGCGCCCGCTGGTCCTCGCGCAGGGCGCGTTCGGCTACCTCGGCGGGGGAGAGGTCGCGCCGCTCGGCACGCTGGGCACGCGCGTGGCGGCGCTCGGGGCCGACGCGGCGACGCTCAGCGCGGACGGCCAGCAGGCGGCCGTCCGGAACGGCTCCGGGGTCTGGTCGGTGGGCGACGGCGACCGCGACGCGGTCCTCCTCGACACGCGCCCCGGCCTCGTCGCGCCCTCGCTCGACGCGCAAGGCTTCGTCTGGTCGACGCCCGCGTCGGATCCCCGCGGGCTCGTCGCGTGGGGACCCGACGGCGTCGGCCATCCCGTCGCCGTCAGCTGGACCGCCACCGGCCGCGTCGTCTCGCTCGAGGTCGCCCGCGACGGCGCGCGCGTGCTCGTCCAGCTCGAGACGGGCGCGGGGCCGCAGCTGCTCGTGGCGTCGATCGTGCGCGACGGCGGCGTCCCGACGTCCCTCACCACGACCCCGCTCGAGCTCCTGGCGTCGCCCGGCACCCCGCTGGACGCGACGTGGGTCGACGAGCTCGACGTCGCCACGCTGACCCTCGCGCCCGACGGCGAGCGCCAGGTGGAGCTGCACCAGGTGGGCGGTCCCTCGAAGGACATGGGATCCGCGGCGGACGGCGTCTCCATCACCGGCGCGAACGACGAGAGCGGCCTGCGCGTCCTCACGAGCGCGGGCGCCCTGCTCACGCCGCGGGGCAGCACGTGGCAGCAGACGGCCACCGGCGTCTCCTTCGTGGCGACCAAGCGCTGA